A window of Gossypium hirsutum isolate 1008001.06 chromosome D13, Gossypium_hirsutum_v2.1, whole genome shotgun sequence genomic DNA:
cCTGTAGAATAAAAAGCTGCTTGAGCAAGAGGTTTCATCTGCAAAGCCGAATGATGTTGAGGTAACTTAAAGAAAATGGGGATAAAACAGGGAGGACTGTTTATCTAaatcaatttcaaccattttctGTTTATTGTAAACAGCCAATTATTGTTGCATGTAATTATTCCTTCCATGTTTGATTTGTAGATGTTAGGTTCGACAGCTGAAGGAGCTGCAAGCTCAGGAACACAGAGGTATAAAATTTTGTCTTTTCCATATGGTTCCGTGAAACTGTAAATTGTCAACTCAAAACTTATGAACGCTGAAATGAGTTTTGCCGTTGTATTATAGGACTCAGCTAGCAGATGATCACAATGATGAAAACATCGAACAACCGGAACCTTCAGCAAGCGAAGGTCACATCTTAGAGGTGCAAGTTTCATAGAAGAGCACAGCAATGTTGCGGATACCAACTTAAGTTTCTCTAAGTTTATATGGATTTCATAAAAGCAAACTGTCGTTAATTACTTCGGTCTAGTCAAGCAGTTGTTCCTTTTATCAACAGTGtcaagggtttaaggtttaaacccctcttcttcttcctttggtTTCTTTAAATGTATGGAatataaagtaaaaaagaaaTAAGGTAGGGTTGCTAGCAGTTCTTGCAATATTGTACTCCTTGTCTGAAGTCTGAGACTtcgaaaatagtaattttttatgGTTATTTTGAATATGGTTTGCTGtagacattgtgttgaaaattaTCTTGTCTGAGTCACCGGGTCGACTGGTGCGACTGCTGGGTCGTTCCAGATTTAATAACAGTGACTTAACCTATTCTATTAAGCCAGTTGCAGAGATGGCTTTTGGTGGAACTGTTGGTCAGCCTTGCTGCCTGAGTATACTCGGACCAGTGTGAAACTGTATGTAGTAATAGGCTCGAAACATATGACAGCTTTtaatttacatcttttacaaacaAACTTTGTAAGAAAGAAGTTTAACTTCATCAATATTTGCAATTTAAAGCTGAAGTTAAATTTCaccaaatataagaaaaaaattgcACTATACAAACTTGCTATTTTGAAACAAGAAGATTTGAAAGAGTAGAGAAGATAGAAACTGAGAAGAagagaaatcaaagaggaatttGGAGAAGACAAGTGAATGAATCTGGTAGAATGAGATTTCACCTCCATTCCCTCTATCTTTAACTGAAATGAATGAGGTTGTTAAAAGCCATTACAACCAACCATAACAACCTTCACCCCAAAACGCCTCGTTTCATTAATTCCCCTGCATCAATCGATCCATGTCCTCAAGGATGAAAAGAAGGAAACTTCATCTGAAGATCATGAAAATTCTCCCAAGTAGCATCCCCAGAAAAAGCATTACTCCAATCAACCAACGATTTTGTAACTGCACAATTCCCTCACTTCAACCCCTCCCGTCTGAAATCAGAGCAGATTCTTTCACCATAGATCCATCAGATGCAACTATAGGCAACTCCACTAGATGCACAACAACTCTCTTGAGTTGAGAAACATGAAAAGTGGGGTGCAGTTTGGACCCTTGAGGTAACTGCAACCTGTATGCTACCTTGCCCACATTGGCCACTATTGGGAAAGGCCCGAAAAACTTGGGAGCCAACTTTTGGTTGCCTCTTCTTTTTACTGAATGTTGCTTGTAAGGCTTCAAAGTGCGAAACTTCTGAATTATTGGTGAGAAATTTTTTTAACACACCAACGGAATACGAATAATTACTTAATAGAAAATTCAATCAAGAGGATAAGGCTCCAAGGTATATACGAAGTTACTATTTTTAAGGTTCTATTTGCCCACTATGCTTACTGTGCAAATGAGTTTCAAGCAAAAGAACTTCGAAAGTACAATTAAgtgttggaaaaattatttttatggcaactttgaggcatattctcaataggtaaaggtagagaattgaatcataaaattatgatttcatattctattccatgagacctttacaacgatacatcatatgctcaaaatggttgagtgatgaatgagaaattgatactcAAAATAAGTTACTTGAAAATATTGTTAAGGAAAAGTAAAAACTTAGATCCCACATTTGTTAAATACTAAGTgtgagatgtgtttatatatgtgaactctcTTAAAGAAAATAATTGTAGAAATAAGTTTGTAATCTTATCTTGCGCACAGAAGGTGCATGTCTAAaacattttagtaaataattattagaagtaaTCATGAGTCTAATTAAGTGCTTAATTTATAGGCAcgaaaaagtgagttataggcCTCTGTCTTAGTAAATAATCATGAATTGAATAAGGtgtgaaagtctaattatagaaggaggactaaataggcaattaagcCTATTCTAATGAATGAGGCGACAaagattattatattataaataaattaaattaattatattattatattatgaaataaattaagaaaagacGAGTgaaaggtaaaaataaaatacaagtgtattaatttaaatgagtacatttttattatatatataactagtaaaaagatattttattatttattattaattagtaaaagatttttatatgataaataaattaaaattttgacaagtggatggtgatgataaatacaaatgtaaaatatatttatgtgtacatttgtaatatttatatttgttattaaatagatatttattattataataataattattaattgttgttattatttaattgatactatattattaaattaatgaacaaattaataagttgacaaatgtatgatGATCGTAAAGTACGTGTAATAAATCATATACATACAAttgtaaaatacatatttatttacttaatatttaagaaataataataattattaagttaatataataatataataaactaaagtaaaataaaagataaaacaaacaaaataaagcataaaaaaagAAACACCATTCGAAAACAGAtaagggaaagaagaaaagaaaaaaagggagaaaTAGGATTTTTAAAGCTTGgggtttaatttggtaagtcaatttagtccattttcttataattttgatgtttttggagtcctagggttgaatattattgaatttaagttgaaactttgaaaattattagattttttagtagggttcatgttgaataaatgattgaattaggggtttatttgatagaattaTTGATTAGAtttattaaaggattaaattgtaaactaggctataagttttgcgttgtagggactaaattgaaagaaattcgaaattatgaaattatgatgagaatttgatagttaaatttaagtttatatgGAATTTGGATAGGAATAAGATATAAATTGTAATGGGAAAATAGATGAATTTAGTTGGGACTAAAATTGGAATTTAAGTGAAAGTTAAATAGAAATTTAGTATTTAATGTAAATTAGTAAtatattaaagattttaaattattttaattttcgtagctaacaaaaaACTCAAGACATCGACaccgaaaggaaaggaaaaagttatcgaggagtaatcgcgaaattcgggtttgtattcctataattcaagttattcattattaaatattaattttaaatttatttaatttatggtaagtaaatattgaggtaagtaactttattgaattgaatttagaaaattgaattgaatgagaaatatgtgttagtattgaattgaactttgattagtgaatgaaaaagtgaatttgatattgaaagtaaattttgaaatgaaagtgAGTTTGAATTAAGAATtagaaaccctattaactagtcgggctgagtcgaatatagttggcatgccataggattagaagagttcagggatacttcgacctcgagtcgatgagacactgggtgtcactattttacttcggattaattcgatgagATATTGGGTATCACTTTACTTCGGCTagaccgatgagacactaggtgttaactttgcttcgagctatcgatgaggcactgggtgccaatctgatgtgtttggttggatccgtgtatccgccaaagtccgagtctgttaataggggtatttaattgaaaagttaaatcGAACGAAATGAATCAGTTGAGCCATTGAAAAGAAACGTGATTGTGGAATATAATTTGAAAAGAAAcgtgatatgtccggtaatgccttgtaaccctattttggcgacggtttagggttagggggtgttacacgatGCGTAATGTTTGAACCGGTTGGGCCTAAATGGTCCTGTAGATATTTTAGCCCAAAACGAATTTATTTTCCTCAGCAGACATAATTTGCTCATATAAGAAAACTTAATAAGATTTTATTCCAATAAATCTGATTAAATTTAGCCATGATTTCTAATGGGTTTATTACAAGAAAATACTCTCTGGTATTTTTCTTTTACTGAAACTCTGTTGCTCTCAAAactcttccttttcttcttcGTATTTTCAAACATTCCGGTGATAGAAAAAAAACATTGCTCGTTTGTTGATCGTTGTAGAGGTGTTACTATTGtgattattgttgttgttgtatcCTAGGAGACATTTGACCAACGTTACTCCAAGTACCGTAGGAGCGGCCGAATCTGTTTTACAAGTGTCAACGTTTCGTAAAATCCCTATTCCTCCTTCTGGTTTAAActcttatttgattttaattttgatttttttttgtatttgataaattaaatataaattattctatcttaatatgtgtttatttatatttaatttattttgttcgcTAACGTATTTTGTCTAACATAAAATTCAATGAGTATTTAATTTTTGCATTGACAAAAATAACTTATCAAGCACTGAGtaaactataataaaaaattattttctataaaaaatcTATAATAATTCTTTATAGAACTATCGAGAAATAGTAGTAGATAGAAATATAATAGAAATTGTTTTTTATATCATTCAAATGAATTAAATATCATTCGTACTTATAATAAAagacttaattttttaataaatatatttttttaaataatcacaTCTTTTAAATAGATATAACTCCTTAATCAATATAAAAGGCTTTCGGTGAGGCTGTATATAAACAAGGGGCTTCAGTTTCACCCAAATGTTAGCAGCCTTGCTGCCCGAGTATAGCTGGACTAGTGTGAAACTGTTTATTAACTAGATGCGTTAATAGGCATACAGTGAACAAAGGCTTGAAATATGGGGTACAGCTGAGCTCCACCGATTTTGAGCTCAAACTCACCATCATATTTTACCTATTTCTTCCTCAGGGGTCCCACATATACCACTTTTTCCTTTAACTGAAACATGAGTTTTATTGTAGTAAAACACAAGTTCTTCATCAGCTAAGGGTCACGTTCAATTATTCTAACCATCTCACCTTTTGCCTCCTAAACGTGCCACACTGCAACCACCATGTTGATGCTTTAAGTACTTGAAAAGCTCCCAAGGAGACATTATCTTAGGGAAGTGGCGAATCCCATATGCGTTATGTATTAAAACTTGGTTTTGTATTATGTGCTCACATCACTTTTTAATACGTGAGGGGTTCTTTTAGTGGACAAAACACTGAGCTTTAATGGGTAAAAGCCGACGCAATACGTTGCAGGTGAGAATGAATCGTGACATTTAATTGCAATGTACCACTGAAGACAATAAGCCTTAGTTTGAGTGAGGAGCGATATCATGACATCACTTTTAACTTGTAAAATGTCTTCGATTAAACTGAACCAAAACGTACAAGTTGATGTAAAGGCTCGTGCCTTTgatttttattacaaaattagCATCATAAACAAGGAACATTGTTTCTCCCATCAGCGATTCCTCATGGCatacaataaatttaaaatcccattatcatatcattttcttttttttttctgacaGGATGAACAAGATCtttgaaaaatgtcaaaaattcaAAGAACACATTAAGGGGGGGGGGGTATTGATAGATGCCCAAGGCACTGTCCTGTATGAGCTGGTTTATACCCTACTTTTCTTTCTTCCCCCCATCAAAGGAATCCAAGACACAAGTAAGAAATTTAAAAGAAGACAAAGCAAAAAGGCAACACTAAAAAGCATAGCACTGTATTTGACAAAAGAAACTTTTTTGGCTTTCATATACCATTACCAGCTAATCCCCATTTTTACATGCTTTTAGATAACTTTACCACTCTTTATATCTCTGCTTAACCCTTTCTCCCCCACCTTCGAATCAACCAAACTTGCCATTTGGCTATCTTCAAGTGCTCTCTCATAATAAActaaagaaccaaaaaaaaaatggttaaagtTGCAGGTGTTTTGGTTTGTCTTTTGATTGTGGGCATGGATGTTGGAGCAGGGATACTTGGCATCCAAGCTGAAGCTGCACAAAACAAGGTGGCTTGAAAGTAACTGCTGCATTTTGATTCCATGGGCAATATTTGAGGGGGTTTTTTATAGTGTTTTTTGGTTGGTTTGTGATTTTGACAGGTTAAGCACCTGCGGCTGTGGATATTTGAGTGCAGAGACCCGAGCCATGATGCTTTCAAGCTAGCGTTGGGTGCAGCAGCGTTGCTGACACTATCCCACGTACTTGCTAACCTGCTTGGTGGGTGCATGTGTGTTTGTTCTCAAGAAGAGTTTCAGAGCTCTTCCACTAACAGGCAACTCTCTGTCGCATGTCTCATTTTCACTTGGTATGTCTACGCATTTTATGTTTTTCGATTCCCATCCTCTCCATTAACTCATCCGAACTTATTTCAATTTTCAACCTTTTAAACTCAAAATAATCCAAACAAAAAAGTAAAGCTTGACAATCTGATCAAACTATAATGGTCCAAATCCTAAGTGACCCTACTTAAAATACTCGATTTGTAAACTTGAACGACCCAAATACTAAATGACTCAAAACCGAAACAATCTAAACTCAAATTTACCCAACTCAAAAGAAGTTGAGGGAAAAACTTAAATGAGCTAACCATAAATGATCTGACCCAAAATAATCTAAGTCTAAAATGATTCAGATTCAAAATTATCTAAACCGAATCAAATTAATCTAAACTTAAAAAACCTTGGTAGCTAAACTTGAAATATCCAAACCCTAAACTACTTGAAGAATAAACTTGAATTATTCAAATTCGAAATAACTCGAACTCAAAACAATCTGAACCGTAAtgaccaaaaatattaaaactcaaattaacCTAACCCGAAACCAACCTAAAACGCCCAATTAACCATGCCCTGCAAAAATAAAGCAGTAGAAGCAGCATTGTGTTTGATTAAGATTAACAGTAGTTGTAAAATTGTTTCTAATGTGGATAGTTGATGTAATTTTTGGGggttaatcaggataatattagCCGTTGGATTGTCAGCGCTGGTGATTGGGATATTATCAAACAACAAATCCAAGGGTTCGTGTGGGTTGACGCACCACCATTTCCTTTCGATCGGAGGAATTTTGTGTTTCGTACATGGGCTGTTTTCTGTTGCTTATTATGTTTCAGCCACTGCTGCTAGTGATGAAGGAAAGTAAGCaatatatataatctttaaaGTAACTttggtttgtttgtttgtttaatttttaaaagtttctccTACATGTAAAATCATTTTGTAAACATCTTTTGAGGCCATTATCAATCTTGTAGGACAGCTCATCATCACACCTCATCTTTTGATGCCATTatcattaatttaattctttgaaattttgtaaatctctttttttaatacaatcaattctttttcaaaaataactCAATCCAATTATTTTTCACGATTTTTAAATTAAccgaaattttaaatattttttagttaagattctgtttttcttatattttaagttgatataatattacatatgtgataataagtgtatcatataaaattttaaaattggtaaaatttaagACATAATGACTAGTGTAGCTCTTAACATTCACACTTTTTGTTAGTTCggccattgtttttttttttgagctaaatttgaccattaactttCTAAGAAAAgtcaaattgttgttttaatagaaatgattattaaaacattaaattatttaataatattgacGTGACAAATCATATGTACCTCATACTGACATGctattatttgtcttatatgtcatgtcacgaataaatttaaaaataaaaataatagcatGGTTGTCATACGGGCtgccattttaaaattttaacattttagtctaTATTTTTTGCTAAATTAATATAGCAATTCAACTCTTTAAGGTTAGTAGTCAAACTcaactctttttaaaagattaagggtcaaattaaacttaaaaaaatgttaaggattaaatttatcattatgccaatATTTAATGACTATCATTTTATcgtaattaaaatttcaaaatttaaaaaatataaaaattaaagtacaaagaaTAAATCtataactaataataaaatttaaacattaaatataataatagtttataATCTTTATACAATACCAATTAATAATAGAGTACCATCATGAAGAAAGAAATAGGAATAGTAATACATAAATATGGTATATAATACAAATAACGAATGTAATATACTACAAATTGTTGTGCATGCTGCTATCTACAAAAAGTTCAATAGAGAAGAGCAGTAACTGCCATATTGGAATGATTTAGAAACATATCAGAGTTCCATAATTCTTATCAATTGTCAATAATTACATTCTAACTCAATCATCAATATGAACTATTGCGAATAGCTCCAGGAGTGGAGCTAGGGTTTCCGACCCtcttaaaatggaaatttttactttaaattagtaataataaaattgcaATTTGTGTTTTGAAcctcaaaaaatgataaaaatttgatttaatcttttgaaaatgataaagatgctattaaaatggtaaaaatatagaatttaattcCACCAAACAAAATTCTGGAATAACTCCACAAGACCCACCGCATTAGCGATGCATGAAAAGTCAAGTCTCAAATGACTTATTTTCTTCTCTATCATCTTGGAGTCCAATTTGGTGAATCATAAGTGGGTTTTTCTATAACGATTTCCAATAAATCTATTAGCACCCTTACCTTcacaaattttatgtatatatcaaaatacgactaaaaactaaaaaaaatcactGAAACTATTGCCTCTTTTAAGGGAAAACAAAGTAGACAATAACCAGCAGTATAATCTTATTTTgagttaaaataaaaagttttagatTGATATGAACTTCGTGAAGTTGTGGTTATTTAACTATTAATATGTAGAATTATCTGATAACATGACCAGAACTGATTCAATCAGggagaaaaggaaaagagagatGTGGCCCACATAGTTGAAAAGTTGGCCATTGGAGATCCAAATTGTCAAATGGTTCTCACTTCAGTGTGGACATTTTGACTGAGCAGATCAGATCCCCCTGTTCTTAGGGCTCTTTCCGAAATACCAGCACGTAGTCGATGGGTTTCGTGTATATAGGAGAAATTTAAGCAAACTTTTGACAAAAAATAGATTCTAAATGAACTActttttgttttttgaaaaagtaaaattatgaTAATGGCTTCCTGAAATCATATTATATACATAACTATCAAAAGAATAAAAGCATTTTATGTTTTGcgatatatttaataaaaaattaattcaactttTGGTTATAATAGTAAAGTAAATTGTTTATTATGGTGTTTTATGTTCAAATTTCTTTATGGTCAAATGTTTATTgacttatgaaataaaaataccctcataaaaatataatttaatttctctatGATATAAAACACCTTCATAAAaatctaaatataattttttataaaaataggatttaaattgaaatgaaacgaAACGAGCAGAGTAGAGACGGAGACAGTTGTAGAACAATGATTGATTTGACAATATTCACTTCTATCCATTCTATTACATTACTTAAATTGACAtgcacgcatatatatatacacgtccAATCATTTTGGGTAATGTTTGCATCTTCTGATTATCGTGACTACTGGCATAAAGTTAATTGATGTTTATTCCTCAAATATTGTCATTACTTTTTCTTTGGGAATAGAAGTTCGCAACCCATGGGTCTTCTACCTCTACGCGACATTGCTTCGTCAAGCTTTCGCCCGTTAGGAAAATTCTTCACTACTATCTCCCATAGAAGTCTGAGTTGTGTCTTAGTCCTTATGTGGTTGATCATCGCCTTAGTAAATTATTGCCTCAACAACTAGCTAATTAGACGTGACCGGATTCCTCCTTTTACTCCTCAACCTACATGGTATcagcatatatttatatatctctTACATTTTCGTCTCAAATCAACTCCTTGAAAAATGAATAAACACAaggcttttatttttaaaaattttataaaataaaaataaaaatgaagtgcAACCATCCCAATTTTGATCTCAAGGCCCAAAAGTgggggaaaaaaagagagaatatgTGGCCCAAAACTACTTGAAAGGCCGAAAAAAGAAATTAGACGGTGAAAGCATTTGATCAAGtttttgtttattaaaatatagaaaatgttGTGCTGGATCCTCCTAAATAACTTTGATCCATCTTAAAACAAATTTGACATCGAAAATATAGTTTATTGTAATGAATATGTCTGCTATAATAAATACTCGAAATCTTATAAATTATACCCAATGGTTTTCAACACAACCCGCTAATATGA
This region includes:
- the LOC107918978 gene encoding uncharacterized protein; its protein translation is MVKVAGVLVCLLIVGMDVGAGILGIQAEAAQNKVKHLRLWIFECRDPSHDAFKLALGAAALLTLSHVLANLLGGCMCVCSQEEFQSSSTNRQLSVACLIFTWIILAVGLSALVIGILSNNKSKGSCGLTHHHFLSIGGILCFVHGLFSVAYYVSATAASDEGK